A region from the Armigeres subalbatus isolate Guangzhou_Male unplaced genomic scaffold, GZ_Asu_2 Contig1940, whole genome shotgun sequence genome encodes:
- the LOC134203539 gene encoding uncharacterized protein LOC134203539, translating to MLESAGFSLKKWASNVPEALADVSPEDRAIKPVHELQDDQSVTTLGLVWDTKNDILRFNVDLPLPASILTKRKVISYIAKIFDPLGLVGPVIATAKIFMQRLWKLKNEDNAPYEWDRPLPERLQKEWKQFHATLSILAEIKIPRFVSSPGVSVVQLHFFSDASDVAYGACCYVRTLDTDHVRVSLLTSKSRVAPLATKHTTARLELCAAVLSTKLYRKVEQSIKTPSHVFFWTDSTTVIQWLQSPPSRWKTFVANRVSTIESATEISLWRHVPGNENPADELSRGMLPTDLSNQARWWSGPPWLSEFPSRWPSPGLDVPQTEFTTQEARTVTLTTFIAPNDQLADQLFARFSSYTKLRRVVAYCLKYIDDALRAKIQGITKTTTNVLLTTDLEAADCTLARLAQAQLYSEELSSNDQTIKSSPLKFLKPRLDDNGILRVGGRLSNAEIPENIKHPVILSAKHPLSLLLAEHYHKVLLHAGPQLMMATMRQKYWVIDPDGLDVLTPGHFLVGSNLQTVPEPSYINTPDNRLDHWKLTQKLFQNIWARWYPEYLAQLQSRATKCCKSPVLVQLNQIVIVKNENAPPMQWPLGRITKLHPGKDGIVRVVTLKTAEADTVVRPVAKIAILPIANHEGSSSS from the exons ATGCTCGAGTCGGCCGGTTTCTCGCTGAAGAAGTGGGCTTCGAACGTTCCGGAAGCATTAGCCGATGTTTCACCTGAAGACCGTGCTATCAAGCCCGTCCACGAACTTCAAGACGATCAATCCGTAACGACCCTTGGATTGGTATGGGATACGAAGAACGATATCCTTAGATTCAACGTTGACCTTCCGCTACCAGCGTCTATTCTCACGAAGAGAAAGGTGATATCATACATCGCTAAGATTTTTGATCCGTTAGGCCTCGTTGGTCCCGTAATAGCCACAGCGAAGATATTTATGCAGCGCTTGTGGAAACTCAAGAACGAAGATAACGCTCCCTATGAGTGGGATCGTCCGTTGCCTGAAAGGCTGCAAAAGGAATGGAAGCAGTTCCATGCTACGCTTTCCATTCTGGCCGAAATTAAGATTCCACGCTTTGTATCTTCTCCTGGCGTTTCTGTGGTACAGCTGCATTTTTTCTCTGATGCTTCGGACGTCGCCTACGGAGCTTGCTGTTATGTCCGCACACTGGATACCGATCACGTCAGGGTTAGTCTTTTAACATCAAAATCAAGGGTTGCTCCTCTCGCCACGAAGCACACTACAGCACGACTTGAGCTTTGTGCTGCCGTATTGTCCACCAAGTTGTATCGGAAAGTTGAACAATCGATCAAAACGCCTAGTCACGTCTTCTTCTGGACAGACTCAACCACGGTGATTCAATGGTTACAATCTCCACCAAGCCGGTGGAAAACATTCGTTGCGAATCGTGTCTCCACCATAGAATCTGCCACCGAAATTTCCCTTTGGAGGCACGTTCCAGGAAATGAAAACCCGGCTGATGAACTTTCCCGTGGCATGCTGCCTACGGACCTCAGCAATCAGGCCAGATGGTGGAGCGGTCCTCCATGGTTATCAGAATTTCCCAGCCGTTGGCCTTCACCTGGTCTAGATGTACCCCAAACAGAATTCACCACGCAAGAAGCCCGTACGGTTACACTCACCACATTCATTGCTCCCAATGATCAATTAGCAGATCAATTGTTTGCACGTTTTTCAAGCTACACCAAACTCCGTCGTGTTGTAGCGTATTGCTTGAAGTACATCGATGATGCCCTGCGTGCAAAAATACAAGGAATAACAAAAACGACCACCAACGTGCTCCTGACGACTGATCTAGAAGCCGCTGATTGTACACTTGCTCGCCTTGCCCAGGCACAGCTCTACTCGGAAGAGTTATCATCCAACGACCAAACCATAAAATCGTCCCCACTCAAGTTTTTGAAGCCTCGCCTCGATGATAATGGAATCCTCCGTGTAGGCGGACGCCTTTCGAATGCTGAGATTCCGGAGAACATAAAGCATCCAGTCATCTTATCTGCAAAGCATCCACTGTCACTATTACTCGCCGAACATTACCACAAGGTTTTATTACATGCCGGGCCACAACTAATGATGGCTACAATGCGCCAGAAGTACTGGGTAATCG ACCCTGATGGCCTGGATGTACTGACACCTGGCCATTTTTTGGTCGGCTCCAATTTGCAAACTGTTCCGGAGCCAAGCTACATCAACACTCCAGACAACCGTCTTGACCACTGGAAGCTCACTCAAAAGTTGTTCCAAAACATTTGGGCTCGGTGGTATCCGGAGTACCTTGCTCAACTTCAGTCACGAGCAAcaaagtgttgcaagtcaccggTCCTGGTCCAGTTAAATCAAATCGTCATCGTCAAGAATGAGAACGCACCTCCTATGCAATGGCCGCTCGGGAGAATAACAAAACTTCATCCAGGGAAGGATGGAATCGTTCGCGTTGTCACGCTAAAGACCGCTGAGGCTGATACCGTCGTGAGGCCAGTTGCGAAGATCGCAATTCTGCCCATTGCAAACCACGAAGGTAGCAGTAGTTCCTGA